In the Sediminibacter sp. Hel_I_10 genome, one interval contains:
- a CDS encoding AraC family transcriptional regulator — protein MSQETYITRRPKSEVLSKYIAYYYFNKSDLEGYVKTFMFYPHYRNALTIYNNSEISFTDKGSTVLPKADKDFEIIYTGIHLQSRTGKILAPFDKIGVVFQALGINHFIDEPLSKIMPKSPKSDFNYFGNTFHEHLDNVYNTSDLDEKVTLLDAFFESQCHPFEEQRLLHAVTFMFKEEMSIFKISEALKISRKTLLRLFQKHLNCSPKDFSNLVKFRKAIEIYQESKPSLTDLAYLNDYYDQSDFIKHFKKVTGFNPKKFFCNLSHLGTEDTFWTLLKTK, from the coding sequence TTGTCTCAAGAAACCTACATTACCCGAAGACCCAAAAGCGAGGTGCTTTCTAAGTACATCGCTTACTATTACTTTAATAAAAGCGATCTCGAAGGGTATGTAAAGACATTTATGTTCTACCCACATTACAGAAATGCACTAACCATTTATAACAACTCAGAAATCAGTTTTACAGATAAAGGATCAACAGTGCTTCCTAAAGCAGATAAGGATTTTGAAATCATTTATACTGGCATACATTTACAAAGCAGAACCGGAAAGATTTTGGCGCCTTTTGACAAAATAGGAGTTGTGTTTCAAGCATTGGGCATCAATCATTTTATAGATGAACCCTTGAGTAAGATTATGCCAAAGAGTCCGAAATCTGATTTTAATTACTTCGGAAACACATTTCATGAACATCTTGATAACGTTTATAACACTTCAGATCTTGATGAAAAAGTAACCTTATTAGATGCTTTTTTTGAATCTCAATGTCATCCTTTTGAAGAACAACGCTTATTACACGCAGTAACCTTCATGTTCAAGGAGGAAATGAGCATCTTTAAGATTTCCGAAGCTTTGAAAATAAGTAGAAAGACATTGCTGCGGTTATTTCAAAAACACTTAAACTGCAGTCCAAAAGACTTTTCAAACTTGGTGAAGTTTAGAAAAGCCATTGAGATTTATCAAGAGTCAAAACCATCACTCACTGATCTGGCCTATCTTAACGATTATTACGACCAATCTGATTTTATCAAACACTTTAAAAAAGTAACGGGTTTTAATCCGAAAAAATTCTTCTGCAACCTGTCTCATCTTGGTACCGAAGACACCTTCTGGACGCTTTTGAAGACCAAATAG
- a CDS encoding DUF1660 family phage protein translates to MKNSTNKSFTHKLFCDIFGHKYETSKKVTSHVKEYTCTCCKHQLTTNSNGELTELTPKYQEINAILADIYLRRRTRLNSGIMTQAPVLG, encoded by the coding sequence ATGAAAAATTCTACTAACAAATCATTTACGCACAAGTTGTTTTGCGACATCTTCGGTCACAAGTACGAAACTTCTAAGAAAGTGACTTCACATGTTAAAGAGTATACATGTACCTGCTGTAAGCATCAGTTAACAACCAACAGCAATGGAGAGCTCACAGAGCTTACTCCTAAGTATCAAGAAATCAATGCTATTTTGGCAGATATTTATTTGCGTCGAAGAACGCGTTTAAATAGCGGCATCATGACCCAGGCTCCAGTTTTAGGATAA
- a CDS encoding succinate dehydrogenase cytochrome b subunit — protein MSGILNSTIGRKFAMALSALFLMIFLLQHFAINILSVFSEDLFNEASHFMGTFWAVQFLLQPVLIFGVIFHFAMGFVLEIKNNRARHIGYVKNNGSANSTWMSRNMIWSGGFILVFLIIHFIDFWAPEMNIKYFKGDMSGLVDPDNVNSGFRYYEELVHKFEPIWRVALYCVGFVFLALHLLHGFNSAFQSVGANNKYTKALKGFGKVYAVGLPLGFIFIALFHHFNH, from the coding sequence ATGAGCGGAATTTTAAATTCTACGATAGGAAGAAAGTTTGCCATGGCTCTTTCGGCACTTTTCCTTATGATTTTTTTACTTCAACATTTTGCAATCAACATCCTTTCTGTGTTTAGCGAAGATCTTTTTAACGAGGCCTCACATTTTATGGGTACGTTTTGGGCGGTACAATTTCTTTTACAGCCTGTCTTGATCTTTGGGGTGATTTTTCATTTCGCAATGGGTTTTGTGTTAGAAATCAAAAACAACAGAGCGAGACACATTGGTTACGTCAAAAATAATGGTTCTGCAAACTCTACTTGGATGAGCAGAAACATGATTTGGAGCGGAGGCTTTATCCTAGTGTTCTTAATCATACACTTTATAGATTTTTGGGCACCAGAAATGAATATTAAATATTTTAAAGGGGACATGAGTGGTCTTGTGGATCCTGATAATGTCAATAGTGGCTTTCGATATTATGAGGAATTAGTCCACAAATTTGAGCCTATTTGGAGAGTAGCCTTATACTGTGTTGGTTTTGTGTTTTTAGCATTGCATTTATTGCATGGCTTTAATTCTGCATTCCAATCTGTCGGAGCCAACAATAAATACACCAAAGCGCTTAAAGGTTTTGGAAAGGTTTATGCGGTGGGGCTTCCTTTAGGATTTATATTCATTGCACTCTTCCACCATTTTAACCACTAA
- a CDS encoding alpha/beta hydrolase-fold protein gives MHKTFKLQSIITVLFILLSYIGFTQQYSGISKTHKITSKFFEEEREIRVFVPFSYTENTTEKYPTIYLFDGQFDALFDMTSGTMDFLAQMGELNEYIIIGIKTELRSREFTPMYTNNTTKTDWGDNEVGRADLLEDFLEQEVFPLVKENYRVQPFRLGIGHSLGGTFVLNALLSKPDMFQGVIALSPNLSYDYEQIVNRYDRYLKQNDSFNKFIFISAGTVGNMENRFRESSEKLNAIMNYHQPKAPDYHFKIYPNANHSTTPALTMSEALIELSKIWTISEAKKEQFLADENIDFIDHIKTFYSNLSKKVNYDATPSATQINSLGYDALNNNHNKEAIKVFDWAIELYPKDANLYDSMAEALEKSGDVGAAKTYYKKALEVLRLNKDLYDSESYDYYKNIFETHLKALD, from the coding sequence ATGCACAAAACATTCAAACTCCAATCCATCATTACCGTTCTTTTTATACTATTGAGCTATATAGGATTCACCCAACAGTATTCTGGGATCTCTAAAACCCATAAGATCACGTCTAAGTTTTTTGAAGAAGAACGAGAAATTAGAGTGTTTGTGCCTTTTTCTTACACCGAAAACACTACCGAGAAATACCCCACCATCTATTTATTTGACGGGCAATTTGATGCCTTGTTCGATATGACCAGCGGTACTATGGATTTCTTAGCTCAAATGGGTGAACTTAATGAATACATCATCATAGGGATAAAAACAGAACTGCGCTCACGCGAATTCACACCCATGTACACCAATAACACCACCAAGACAGATTGGGGCGACAATGAAGTTGGAAGAGCAGATCTATTAGAAGACTTTTTAGAACAGGAGGTGTTTCCGTTGGTAAAAGAAAATTACCGAGTTCAGCCGTTTCGTTTAGGTATAGGACATTCTCTTGGAGGCACCTTTGTATTAAACGCTTTATTATCAAAACCAGACATGTTTCAAGGTGTTATTGCCTTAAGTCCAAATCTCTCTTATGATTATGAGCAGATTGTTAACCGTTATGATCGCTATTTAAAACAAAACGATAGTTTCAATAAATTTATATTCATTTCAGCGGGTACGGTTGGCAACATGGAGAATCGATTTCGAGAGTCTTCAGAAAAATTGAACGCCATTATGAACTACCATCAACCTAAAGCACCCGATTATCATTTCAAAATCTATCCAAATGCCAATCATTCTACAACCCCTGCCCTTACAATGAGTGAGGCATTGATTGAGCTCTCAAAAATTTGGACGATTTCCGAAGCAAAAAAAGAACAGTTTTTGGCTGATGAAAACATTGACTTTATAGATCACATCAAAACATTTTACAGCAATCTTTCTAAGAAAGTCAATTACGATGCCACCCCATCGGCAACCCAAATAAATAGCTTGGGGTATGACGCTCTTAATAACAATCACAATAAAGAAGCCATAAAAGTATTTGATTGGGCCATAGAACTTTACCCAAAAGATGCCAATCTTTACGATAGCATGGCAGAGGCCCTTGAAAAAAGCGGTGATGTTGGTGCTGCGAAAACCTATTATAAAAAAGCTTTAGAAGTTTTAAGACTTAATAAAGACCTGTATGACTCTGAAAGTTATGATTATTACAAAAACATTTTTGAAACGCATTTAAAGGCACTTGATTAA
- a CDS encoding alpha/beta fold hydrolase has protein sequence MRLDYKGISIFYEKYGEGDTVVFLHGFLENSSMWNAIFPQLISGHQVVTIDLLGHGKTGCLGYVHTMEMMADAVNAVLNILNVTSCLLIGHSMGGYVALALAKMKTLTIWGICLMNSTYQEDSKERKQIRQRAIKMAKTNYKALVQMSFVNLFSAESKGAYEEEMSLALEEALKTPVQGYIAAQDGMCKRHGALSFLKSFKGKVLLIIGTEDAIVDAPSIIEEVKGTSLNYVKIRSGHMSHIENRKELTYRLNQFIEK, from the coding sequence ATGAGATTAGATTACAAGGGAATATCCATTTTTTACGAGAAATATGGTGAAGGGGATACTGTGGTATTCTTGCACGGATTTTTAGAGAATTCTAGCATGTGGAATGCTATTTTTCCACAGCTTATTAGTGGTCATCAAGTAGTAACCATAGATTTGCTGGGTCATGGAAAAACCGGATGTTTAGGTTATGTACATACCATGGAGATGATGGCCGATGCGGTTAATGCAGTCTTAAATATTTTGAATGTGACATCCTGCTTGCTTATAGGGCACTCCATGGGTGGTTATGTTGCGTTGGCTTTAGCAAAAATGAAAACCTTGACGATTTGGGGAATTTGCTTAATGAATTCGACCTATCAAGAAGATTCAAAAGAAAGAAAGCAAATAAGACAACGAGCTATAAAAATGGCTAAAACAAATTACAAGGCTCTTGTGCAGATGTCTTTTGTGAATTTGTTTTCTGCGGAAAGCAAAGGTGCTTACGAAGAGGAGATGAGTTTAGCGCTAGAAGAAGCTCTTAAAACGCCAGTACAAGGTTACATTGCTGCTCAAGATGGGATGTGTAAAAGGCATGGTGCCTTATCTTTTTTGAAATCTTTTAAAGGAAAGGTGTTGCTTATTATTGGTACAGAAGATGCCATTGTGGATGCACCATCTATTATTGAGGAGGTTAAAGGGACTTCTTTAAATTACGTGAAGATCCGGAGCGGACATATGAGCCATATTGAAAATAGGAAAGAATTGACTTACAGATTAAATCAATTTATCGAAAAATAG
- a CDS encoding iron-sulfur cluster assembly accessory protein yields the protein MIKVSESAKKKVVELMSDDGFNTTTDFVRVGVKSGGCSGLSYDLKFDKDQKEDDKVFEDNGVKIIVDKKSFLYLIGTTLEYSGGLNGAGFVFNNPNANRTCGCGESFSL from the coding sequence ATGATAAAGGTGTCAGAATCGGCTAAAAAGAAGGTTGTCGAGCTCATGAGCGACGATGGCTTTAACACGACTACCGACTTTGTACGCGTTGGCGTGAAAAGTGGCGGTTGTTCTGGGTTGTCTTATGATTTGAAATTTGACAAGGACCAGAAAGAAGATGATAAAGTTTTTGAAGACAATGGCGTAAAGATCATTGTAGATAAAAAGAGTTTTCTTTATCTTATTGGAACAACCTTAGAATACTCTGGCGGCTTAAATGGCGCAGGCTTTGTGTTTAATAACCCAAATGCCAACAGAACATGTGGTTGTGGGGAATCATTTTCCTTGTAA
- the thiL gene encoding thiamine-phosphate kinase: MLEDKNQQRTALENLGEFGLINHLTENFEIKKSSTIKGIGDDAAVLDFKNKQVVVTTDLLIENVHFDLSYVPLKHLGYKAVMVNLSDVYAMNAEATQITVSIAVSNRFPLEALEELYAGIETAAKVYDVDVVGGDTTSSTTGLLISITAIGQAEAKDIVYRKGAKPNDLVVVTGDIGAAYMGLQVLEREKEVFKVNPQNQPDLEAYTYIIERQLKPEARKDIIKLLTDLEVKPTSMMDISDGLSSEIIHICKQSEVGVELYENKIPLDPQVISTCEEFNIDSTTIALNGGEDYELLMTIDQKDFDKIKGNPNLTVIGYITEKDRGMHLITRGEQVIPIIAKGWNALGDSQE; encoded by the coding sequence ATGCTAGAAGACAAAAACCAACAACGTACTGCTTTAGAGAATTTAGGTGAATTTGGATTGATCAATCATTTGACCGAGAATTTTGAAATAAAAAAATCTTCAACAATAAAAGGCATTGGTGATGACGCCGCTGTTTTAGACTTTAAAAACAAACAGGTTGTTGTCACTACAGATTTATTGATTGAGAATGTTCATTTTGATTTAAGCTACGTGCCATTAAAGCATCTAGGTTACAAAGCCGTAATGGTGAACCTTTCTGATGTTTACGCAATGAATGCTGAGGCTACACAAATAACAGTTTCTATTGCCGTTTCTAATCGTTTTCCTTTAGAAGCTCTAGAAGAGTTATACGCGGGCATTGAAACCGCTGCCAAAGTTTACGACGTTGATGTTGTTGGTGGCGATACTACATCATCTACCACAGGTCTTTTGATATCGATTACTGCAATTGGTCAGGCAGAAGCCAAAGACATTGTCTATAGAAAAGGAGCAAAACCCAATGATCTTGTAGTTGTTACTGGTGATATTGGTGCTGCATACATGGGACTCCAAGTATTGGAGCGTGAAAAAGAGGTGTTTAAGGTAAATCCGCAAAATCAACCAGACCTAGAAGCTTACACGTATATCATTGAGCGCCAACTTAAGCCTGAAGCTCGAAAAGACATCATTAAACTACTCACCGATCTAGAAGTGAAGCCAACATCAATGATGGATATTAGTGACGGTCTTTCTTCGGAAATCATCCATATTTGTAAGCAAAGTGAGGTGGGTGTAGAATTGTACGAAAATAAAATTCCGTTAGATCCACAAGTCATTTCAACGTGTGAAGAATTTAATATTGACAGTACAACAATTGCCTTAAACGGCGGTGAAGACTATGAGCTGTTGATGACGATTGATCAAAAGGATTTTGATAAGATTAAGGGCAATCCCAATCTTACGGTTATAGGCTATATTACCGAAAAAGACAGAGGCATGCATTTGATCACAAGAGGAGAACAAGTCATTCCTATTATTGCGAAAGGCTGGAATGCTTTAGGCGACTCTCAAGAATAA
- the brnQ gene encoding branched-chain amino acid transport system II carrier protein, producing MNKFKDILLIAFALFSLFFGAGNLLLPPFLGYKAGDDWFLVALGFVITAVLIPIIGIIAHARLQGTLYDFGKKVSPNFSYVFCILIYVIAVAIPSPRTAAATHEMAISPAFGTDPLWTSTVYFLLVLIFVLNRATIVNLIGKFLTPVIVAMLLLVIGIGLFSSEMLTATPQFETPLASGILEGYQTFDAIGAIVVGAVIIISINALSTASYAAKKDLIIKSGALAGLGLFTIYAGLIAVGAYYGSEIDLNANLSNDMQRANLLRTISTVSLGSFGNSVLSILISLACFTTAVGIVTGSADYFKGLCNNSEFAYVITAILGCIMGIVVGQLDFNSIIIVAVPVLLFIYPITIVLILLNVLPERLASPLVFRAVVCITFLFSIPDVIGFIRPSESLKNIMTHVPLSEYNLGWVWPAIATSLCIWLFEFFKSKQDIAS from the coding sequence ATGAATAAATTCAAGGACATTCTTCTCATCGCATTTGCGTTATTTTCGCTGTTTTTTGGTGCGGGCAACCTGCTTTTGCCTCCTTTTTTAGGCTATAAAGCTGGAGACGATTGGTTTTTGGTTGCACTAGGGTTTGTAATTACCGCAGTACTCATTCCTATTATTGGGATTATTGCCCATGCGCGCTTACAAGGAACACTTTATGATTTTGGCAAAAAAGTATCCCCCAATTTCAGCTATGTATTTTGCATTCTTATTTATGTCATCGCTGTAGCAATCCCATCTCCAAGAACTGCAGCCGCAACCCACGAAATGGCTATAAGCCCTGCTTTTGGCACAGACCCGCTTTGGACCAGCACGGTTTACTTTTTACTCGTACTAATTTTTGTACTCAATCGCGCCACCATTGTAAATCTTATCGGTAAATTCTTGACGCCCGTTATTGTTGCCATGCTTTTACTTGTTATTGGAATTGGGTTATTTTCTTCGGAAATGTTAACGGCAACCCCACAATTTGAGACGCCTTTAGCAAGCGGTATTCTAGAAGGCTACCAAACGTTTGATGCCATTGGAGCCATAGTGGTTGGAGCCGTTATTATCATATCTATTAATGCGCTAAGTACGGCTAGCTATGCCGCAAAAAAAGATTTAATCATCAAATCTGGGGCATTGGCAGGACTGGGCTTATTTACAATTTACGCGGGACTCATTGCCGTTGGGGCTTATTATGGATCTGAAATTGATTTAAATGCTAATTTGAGCAACGACATGCAACGCGCCAATTTATTGAGAACCATTAGCACGGTATCTTTGGGAAGTTTTGGAAATTCCGTTTTGAGTATATTGATTTCCTTAGCTTGCTTTACCACAGCAGTAGGCATCGTTACAGGCTCGGCCGACTATTTTAAAGGATTGTGCAATAACTCAGAGTTTGCCTATGTGATCACGGCTATTTTAGGTTGTATTATGGGCATTGTCGTGGGGCAGTTAGATTTCAACTCTATCATTATTGTCGCTGTACCTGTGCTTCTTTTTATTTACCCTATTACCATTGTGCTTATTCTCTTAAATGTGCTACCCGAAAGACTAGCATCGCCATTAGTTTTTAGGGCAGTGGTATGCATCACCTTTTTGTTTAGCATTCCAGATGTTATTGGGTTTATAAGACCTTCAGAATCCTTAAAAAACATCATGACTCACGTACCTTTATCCGAATACAACTTAGGATGGGTATGGCCAGCAATAGCGACTTCTTTATGCATTTGGCTGTTTGAATTTTTCAAATCAAAACAAGATATCGCTTCTTAA
- a CDS encoding aminopeptidase P family protein: MKYHKIKNDLFIKNRKNFMSKMKDSSLAIFNSNDIYPISADSTMPFQQHRDIFYLSGVDQEESILVLFPDSPKEKHREILFLKETNAHIAVWEGEKLTKEAALETSGIKTVYWLKDLEKVLFELMTQCDTVYINTNEHYRANIETETREDRFSKWLKEKYPAHAVAKSNPILQRLRSVKDPLELELMQNACNITEKGFRRVLDFVKPGVWEFNIEAEFMHEFLNNRSKGFAYTPIVASGNNANVLHYVENNRQCKAGDLILIDAGAEYANYASDLSRTIPVSGTFTKRQKEVYNAVNRVKNESTKLLVPGADWAEYHVEVGKLMTSELLGLGLLDKADVQNEDKDWPAYKKYFMHGTSHHIGLDTHDYGILTEPMQANNVFTVEPGIYIPAEGFGIRLEDDVVIQETGEPFNLMRNIPIEADEIEEIMNS, encoded by the coding sequence ATGAAATACCATAAAATCAAGAACGACTTATTTATAAAAAATCGTAAAAACTTCATGTCCAAAATGAAAGACAGTAGTTTGGCGATTTTCAATTCTAACGATATTTATCCCATAAGTGCCGATAGTACTATGCCTTTTCAGCAGCACCGCGATATTTTTTATTTAAGTGGTGTAGATCAAGAGGAAAGTATCTTGGTACTATTTCCAGATAGTCCTAAAGAAAAGCATCGAGAGATTCTGTTTTTGAAGGAAACCAATGCCCATATCGCCGTTTGGGAAGGTGAAAAACTAACCAAGGAAGCTGCTCTTGAAACCAGCGGGATCAAAACGGTATATTGGTTAAAGGATCTTGAGAAAGTTCTTTTTGAATTGATGACACAATGTGATACCGTATATATTAATACGAACGAACATTATAGAGCCAATATTGAAACAGAAACGCGTGAAGACCGTTTCAGCAAATGGCTAAAAGAGAAATATCCTGCGCATGCTGTTGCTAAAAGCAACCCTATTTTACAGCGCTTACGTTCTGTAAAAGATCCCTTGGAGTTAGAGTTGATGCAAAATGCATGTAATATTACGGAGAAAGGATTCCGTCGTGTTTTAGATTTTGTAAAACCTGGAGTTTGGGAGTTTAATATCGAGGCTGAGTTTATGCACGAGTTTTTAAACAATAGGTCTAAAGGATTTGCTTATACACCAATTGTTGCCTCGGGAAATAATGCCAATGTCTTACATTATGTAGAGAACAATCGACAATGTAAGGCGGGCGATTTGATCTTGATTGATGCTGGTGCAGAATATGCAAATTACGCTAGTGATTTATCAAGAACAATTCCTGTTTCAGGGACATTTACTAAGCGACAAAAAGAGGTCTACAATGCCGTAAATCGTGTCAAGAACGAATCTACAAAACTTTTGGTGCCAGGAGCAGATTGGGCGGAATACCATGTAGAGGTTGGTAAATTGATGACCTCAGAATTATTGGGACTAGGTTTATTAGACAAGGCCGATGTTCAAAATGAGGATAAGGATTGGCCAGCATACAAAAAGTATTTTATGCACGGAACTTCCCACCATATAGGATTAGATACCCATGACTACGGAATTTTAACAGAACCAATGCAAGCTAACAATGTATTTACTGTGGAGCCGGGTATTTATATTCCTGCGGAAGGTTTCGGGATTCGTTTAGAAGATGACGTTGTGATCCAGGAGACTGGCGAGCCATTTAATCTTATGAGAAATATACCAATTGAAGCAGACGAGATTGAGGAGATTATGAATTCTTAA
- a CDS encoding exo-alpha-sialidase, with the protein MFKHVLLFAVLTGLYSQAQQLPTASSVTSEALKQKQELQENSLVKNVPFENIGPTVMSGRVTDLAVNPENPTEFYVGYASGGVWHTTNNGTTFTPILDNANTQNVGDIAVDWKTRTIWVGTGENNASRSSYAGIGVLKSTDNGTTWQNMGLKDAHHIGRILINPENPEEVVVGVTGHLYSANQERGIYKTTDGGKTWSQKLFVDDHSGIIDLQTNPNNFNLMFASSWTKDRKAWNFDGSGNNSAIYKSTDAGESWAKVSTEQSGFPTGEGVGRIGLAIYDNDIIYAVHDSQFRRPSEDKNEDTKRLTKEDFKTMSTEDFLKLEDKKLNAFLKTNGFQEKYRAENVKQMVRVEHVKPMDLANYLEDANSMLFDSPVIGTEVYKSTDGGVTWKKTHDQYLDDIYYSYGYYFGHIYVAPDNVDHIYIYGVPIVKSKDGGATFTSISAENVHADHHALWINPKNPNHLINGNDGGVNMTYDDGENWIKNNAPSVGQFYAINIDHATPYNVYGGLQDNGVWKGVHNAPEDKSWQQTGQYPWEAIMGGDGMQIEIDNRNNAIVYTGFQFGNYYRLNLETKAQTYIQPKHELGETPYRFNWQTPILLSSHNQDILYLGGNKLMRSMNQGDAWTAISDDLTNGGKKGNVAYGTISAISESPFQFGLLYTGSDDGKISLSKDAGANWTTISNNLPKDLWVSSIVASQHKKERVYVTLNGYRWDDFKVYAYSSDDYGATWKAINSNIPTSPVNVVREDPENENILYLGTDNGAYISFNRGEHWEAFSNGLPNVAVHDIVIQPEAKHLLLGTHGRSIYKADLAALQQMEEGMRNKPITLFKLEDVNYSSRWGSSWSEWFDAYEPEITIAFFTNASETQTLQIKSEKGTVLNELKIEADNGYNFTAYDLSLTDKGRKALLKENTSIEAIEKAKNGTYYLPKGIYTVAIGNETSSFEVK; encoded by the coding sequence ATGTTTAAACATGTTCTTCTCTTTGCGGTATTGACCGGTTTATATTCTCAAGCGCAACAGTTACCAACCGCTTCTAGTGTTACTTCTGAAGCTTTAAAACAAAAACAGGAGTTACAAGAAAACTCCTTGGTAAAAAATGTCCCTTTTGAAAACATAGGACCAACAGTTATGAGTGGTCGAGTAACCGATTTAGCGGTAAACCCAGAAAACCCAACTGAATTTTACGTTGGCTACGCCTCTGGCGGCGTTTGGCATACCACTAACAACGGCACAACATTTACACCAATACTAGACAATGCAAACACGCAGAATGTAGGTGATATTGCCGTTGATTGGAAAACCCGTACCATTTGGGTGGGAACAGGAGAAAATAACGCTTCAAGATCAAGTTATGCAGGCATTGGTGTGCTAAAGTCAACCGATAACGGTACAACTTGGCAAAACATGGGACTTAAAGATGCGCACCACATTGGTAGAATTTTAATCAATCCCGAGAACCCAGAAGAGGTCGTAGTAGGAGTCACCGGCCATTTATACTCAGCAAATCAAGAGCGAGGCATCTATAAAACAACCGACGGTGGCAAAACCTGGTCTCAAAAATTATTTGTAGATGACCATAGTGGCATTATAGATCTCCAGACCAATCCCAACAATTTTAACCTGATGTTTGCCTCTTCTTGGACCAAAGATAGAAAAGCGTGGAATTTTGATGGCAGTGGGAACAATTCCGCCATTTACAAAAGTACAGATGCAGGTGAGTCTTGGGCTAAGGTCTCTACAGAGCAAAGTGGCTTCCCCACAGGCGAAGGTGTGGGCCGAATAGGATTAGCCATCTACGATAATGATATTATTTATGCGGTACATGATAGCCAGTTCAGAAGACCTTCCGAAGATAAAAACGAAGACACGAAAAGATTGACTAAGGAAGATTTTAAAACCATGTCTACCGAAGACTTTTTAAAATTGGAAGACAAAAAACTCAACGCCTTTTTAAAAACAAACGGGTTTCAAGAAAAATACAGAGCAGAGAATGTAAAGCAAATGGTAAGGGTTGAACATGTAAAACCTATGGATCTTGCAAACTACCTAGAGGATGCCAATTCCATGCTCTTCGATTCTCCTGTTATTGGTACGGAGGTTTATAAAAGTACCGATGGTGGCGTCACCTGGAAAAAAACCCACGACCAATATTTAGATGATATCTATTACAGTTACGGATACTATTTTGGTCATATTTATGTGGCGCCAGACAATGTCGATCATATTTATATTTACGGTGTTCCCATTGTAAAATCCAAAGACGGCGGAGCCACCTTTACCTCTATTAGTGCCGAGAATGTTCATGCCGATCATCATGCCCTATGGATTAATCCAAAAAATCCAAATCATTTGATCAACGGAAACGATGGCGGGGTCAACATGACTTATGACGACGGCGAAAACTGGATCAAAAACAATGCACCCTCCGTAGGTCAATTTTATGCTATTAATATTGATCATGCAACACCCTATAATGTTTACGGTGGCTTGCAAGACAATGGGGTCTGGAAAGGTGTTCACAACGCTCCCGAAGATAAAAGCTGGCAACAAACTGGCCAGTACCCTTGGGAAGCCATTATGGGTGGTGACGGCATGCAAATTGAAATTGATAACCGTAACAATGCCATTGTCTATACGGGTTTCCAATTTGGAAATTATTACAGACTCAACCTAGAGACCAAAGCACAAACCTATATTCAACCAAAGCACGAATTAGGAGAAACGCCTTATCGCTTTAATTGGCAAACACCCATTTTATTGTCGTCACACAATCAAGATATCTTGTACTTAGGCGGCAATAAGCTCATGCGCTCCATGAATCAAGGTGATGCTTGGACGGCCATTAGTGACGACCTCACCAACGGTGGCAAAAAAGGTAATGTTGCTTACGGCACTATAAGTGCCATTAGTGAATCTCCCTTTCAATTCGGACTGTTATACACCGGAAGTGATGACGGCAAAATATCCCTTTCAAAAGATGCTGGTGCTAATTGGACCACTATTTCAAACAATTTACCAAAAGATCTTTGGGTTAGCAGCATAGTGGCATCTCAGCATAAAAAAGAACGCGTTTATGTGACTTTAAATGGGTATCGCTGGGACGATTTTAAAGTATACGCTTACAGTAGCGATGATTACGGTGCCACATGGAAGGCCATTAACAGCAATATCCCAACTTCTCCTGTAAATGTTGTTAGAGAAGATCCAGAAAACGAAAATATCTTGTACTTAGGTACCGATAATGGGGCCTATATCTCTTTTAATCGCGGAGAACATTGGGAGGCCTTTAGCAACGGTCTGCCTAATGTCGCCGTTCATGACATTGTCATTCAGCCAGAAGCAAAGCACCTGCTTTTAGGCACACATGGGCGCAGCATCTACAAAGCAGATCTTGCTGCACTTCAGCAAATGGAAGAAGGTATGCGCAATAAGCCCATCACTTTATTTAAATTAGAAGATGTGAATTACTCCTCCCGTTGGGGCAGTTCTTGGAGTGAGTGGTTTGATGCTTACGAGCCAGAAATAACCATTGCTTTTTTTACCAATGCTTCGGAAACGCAAACACTCCAGATCAAGTCTGAAAAAGGCACTGTGCTTAATGAACTAAAAATAGAAGCTGACAACGGCTATAATTTCACCGCTTACGATCTGAGTTTAACTGATAAGGGCCGAAAAGCATTGCTTAAAGAAAACACCAGCATAGAAGCTATTGAAAAGGCCAAAAACGGGACATACTATTTACCAAAAGGAATATATACCGTTGCAATTGGCAATGAGACCAGTTCATTTGAAGTCAAATAA